Proteins from one Algicella marina genomic window:
- a CDS encoding PRC-barrel domain-containing protein yields MKTLIYATTAIASLGLASGAMAQSTDMDSTEIEAEASTTMESEAPAEIEAEGSTVVETETPDADVEDPAVAEGDAPAADMNDPAVAESDAPAADIEDPTVAEGDVTEPTDTMADDTGIFARDDAMGVETPETGFYEADNSMLTANNFINAMIYPSADDNASSIGDVNDIVLTQDGRVAAVIVGVGGFLGIGEKDVAVSMDKLEWRVNENQERQLVASVTREQLEAAPEFDRSVIGTDGEVPSEDVVQ; encoded by the coding sequence ATGAAAACGCTCATCTATGCTACCACCGCGATCGCCAGCCTCGGCCTGGCCTCCGGCGCCATGGCGCAGTCCACCGACATGGACTCGACCGAAATCGAAGCTGAGGCATCCACAACCATGGAATCCGAAGCTCCGGCGGAAATCGAAGCTGAAGGCTCCACAGTGGTGGAAACCGAAACCCCCGACGCTGATGTCGAAGACCCGGCTGTTGCCGAAGGTGACGCACCCGCCGCGGATATGAATGACCCGGCGGTTGCCGAAAGCGACGCACCCGCCGCTGATATCGAAGATCCGACCGTTGCCGAAGGTGACGTGACCGAGCCGACCGATACGATGGCAGACGATACCGGTATCTTCGCGCGCGACGATGCAATGGGTGTCGAAACGCCTGAAACAGGCTTCTATGAAGCTGACAACTCGATGCTGACGGCCAACAACTTCATCAATGCGATGATCTACCCGTCCGCTGATGACAACGCGTCCAGCATCGGTGACGTGAACGATATCGTTCTTACTCAGGATGGCCGCGTTGCAGCCGTGATCGTCGGTGTCGGTGGTTTCCTCGGTATCGGTGAAAAAGATGTCGCCGTGTCCATGGACAAACTGGAATGGCGCGTGAACGAAAACCAAGAGCGTCAGCTTGTTGCTTCCGTGACACGTGAACAGCTCGAAGCCGCACCTGAATTTGACCGTTCGGTGATCGGTACGGATGGTGAAGTACCTTCCGAAGACGTCGTGCAGTAA